A genomic stretch from Anabrus simplex isolate iqAnaSimp1 chromosome 2, ASM4041472v1, whole genome shotgun sequence includes:
- the LOC136864532 gene encoding uncharacterized protein isoform X2, which yields MCDLSELSDSSINKDDQHRVTKKRRRHGRMSEVRTKLNLSSHVMGQNCNCKMKCFDVVGEENRKTILRNFNLMLSRDIQDSYLCGLISVLPVARRRPRNLEGQASTAKQATYKYRVRGCAGVMNDYDVCRKAFLAIHGIGKKRVERLVRGLKITGISPKNMRGKHSNRPWKIPEERLDAVREHIKSFPSRNSHYGIRDTKKAYLAEDLNIKRMYGMFKTKYPTIQLSYEIYRSVFNNEFNISFGYPRTDTCSTCDEYKAKVAALEKEKANCGDFARAAQISDEIRRLSVGNRVHLTRADTFYARKRKARIRCKRSSVTEAICIDYGRNLPIRNIPANDAYYKRQLPLSLYVFNIHRLSCAESQFYLYTEVEGKKASDDVCSLLHDYFYNHLPMKIRDIQIFCDSCSGQNKNHTVFRVLHYLVHFEKRFDSIKVTFPIRGHSYMECDRNMGLVNQKARIETPEDWAYVFSTARENPSPFQVRLLHSSEEPFATSSAISDFIFAKWTVHLSQFYKKKFPTRPIREIVLDNNDRGIKFHCTYTGEWTDQEMISRTQKQLPKGQFFLPGHSYSTGSIPISKAKYDDLQHLAKFCGPKAQAFFQALPRE from the exons ATGTGTGACTTAAGTGAACTATCAGATTCTTCAATTAATAAGGATGATCAGCACAGGGTAACTAAGAAAAGGAGACGTCATGGAAGAATGTCAGAGGTCAGGACCAAACTTAACCTAAGTAGTCATGTAATGGGGCAGAACTGCAATTGTAAGATGAAATGTTTTGATGTGGTAGGTGAGGAAAacaggaaaaccattttaaggaatTTTAATCTCATGCTAAGCAGGGACATCCAAGATTCATACCTATGCGGTCTCATTTCTGTTTTACCAGTCGCTCGTCGACGGCCTAGAAACTTGGAGGGTCAAGCAAGTACTGCCAAACAAGCCACGTACAAGTACAGAGTGAGGGGATGTGCCGGTGTAATGAATGATTACGATGTATGCCGTAAAGCTTTCCTTGCAATTCATGGCATTGGTAAAAAGAGGGTCGAGCGGCTGGTAAGAGGTCTTAAAATCACCGGTATAAGTCCAAAAAACATGAGAGGAAAGCATTCCAATCGGCCGTGGAAGATTCCGGAAGAACGTTTAGATGCTGTTCGTGAACATATAAAATCATTTCCCTCAAGAAACAGTCACTATGGTATACGAGACACCAAAAAAGCATACTTAGCTGAAGATCTCAATATTAAGAGAATGTATGGTATGTTTAAAACTAAGTATCCTACGATCCAGCTTTCGTATGAAATTTACCGTTCAGTATTCAACAATGAATTCAATATTAGTTTTGGATACCCACGAACGGACACTTGTTCTACCTGTGATGAATACAAAGCAAAGGTCGCCGCTTTAGAGAAAGAAAAAGCAAACTGTGGGGACTTTGCTAGAGCTGCCCAAATTTCTGATGAAATAAGAAGACTTTCAGTTGGAAATAGGGTCCATCTTACAAGGGCTGACACGTTCTATGCCAGAAAACGGAAAGCACGGATACGTTGTAAACGTTCAAGCGTAACAGAAGCAATTTGTATTGATTACGGTAGAAATCTGCCTATCCGTAACATACCAGCTAATGATGCTTATTACAAGAGACAGCTGCCTCTGTCTCTTTATGTATTCAATATTCATAGACTATCCTGTGCTGAAAGTCAGTTTTATCTCTATACAGAAGTTGAAGGAAAGAAAGCCAGTGATGACGTTTGTTCGTTATTGCATgattatttttataatcatctgcCCATGAAAATTAGAGACATTCAAATATTCTGTGACTCTTGCTCAGGACAAAATAAGAATCACACTGTCTTTCgagttcttcactatcttgttcATTTTGAGAAAAGATTTGATTCAATCAAAGTAACATTCCCTATTCGAGGTCACAGTTACATGGAGTGTGACCGCAACATGGGCCTAGTTAACCAAAAGGCACGTATTGAAACCCCTGAAGACTGGGCATACGTCTTCAGCACAGCCAGAGAAAACCCCTCACCTTTTCAAGTTCGGCTCCTTCATTCATCGGAAGAACCGTTTGCCACGTCGTCTGCCATAAGTGATTTCATTTTTGCGAAGTGGACAGTGCACCTCTCTCAGTTCTACAAGAAGAAATTCCCCACTCGACCTATTCGCGAGATTGTTCTGGACAACAATGACAGAGGAATAAAGTTCCACTGCACATACACGGGGGAGTGGACTGATCAGGAAATGATTTCCAGAACCCAGAAGCAGCTTCCCAAAGGACAATTCTTCTTGCCAGGACATAGCTACTCTACTG GTTCCATCCCAATATCTAAGGCAAAGTACGACGACTTGCAACACCTGGCAAAATTCTGTGGACCAAAGGCCCAAGCATTCTTTCAAGCACTCCCGAGAGAGTAG
- the LOC136864532 gene encoding uncharacterized protein isoform X1 encodes MCDLSELSDSSINKDDQHRVTKKRRRHGRMSEVRTKLNLSSHVMGQNCNCKMKCFDVVGEENRKTILRNFNLMLSRDIQDSYLCGLISVLPVARRRPRNLEGQASTAKQATYKYRVRGCAGVMNDYDVCRKAFLAIHGIGKKRVERLVRGLKITGISPKNMRGKHSNRPWKIPEERLDAVREHIKSFPSRNSHYGIRDTKKAYLAEDLNIKRMYGMFKTKYPTIQLSYEIYRSVFNNEFNISFGYPRTDTCSTCDEYKAKVAALEKEKANCGDFARAAQISDEIRRLSVGNRVHLTRADTFYARKRKARIRCKRSSVTEAICIDYGRNLPIRNIPANDAYYKRQLPLSLYVFNIHRLSCAESQFYLYTEVEGKKASDDVCSLLHDYFYNHLPMKIRDIQIFCDSCSGQNKNHTVFRVLHYLVHFEKRFDSIKVTFPIRGHSYMECDRNMGLVNQKARIETPEDWAYVFSTARENPSPFQVRLLHSSEEPFATSSAISDFIFAKWTVHLSQFYKKKFPTRPIREIVLDNNDRGIKFHCTYTGEWTDQEMISRTQKQLPKGQFFLPGHSYSTGKLNLHYYVTPYPPMENNVTHEEQSELWSNYFLFQVPSQYLRQSTTTCNTWQNSVDQRPKHSFKHSRESRSGVKLNSDIYGSL; translated from the coding sequence ATGTGTGACTTAAGTGAACTATCAGATTCTTCAATTAATAAGGATGATCAGCACAGGGTAACTAAGAAAAGGAGACGTCATGGAAGAATGTCAGAGGTCAGGACCAAACTTAACCTAAGTAGTCATGTAATGGGGCAGAACTGCAATTGTAAGATGAAATGTTTTGATGTGGTAGGTGAGGAAAacaggaaaaccattttaaggaatTTTAATCTCATGCTAAGCAGGGACATCCAAGATTCATACCTATGCGGTCTCATTTCTGTTTTACCAGTCGCTCGTCGACGGCCTAGAAACTTGGAGGGTCAAGCAAGTACTGCCAAACAAGCCACGTACAAGTACAGAGTGAGGGGATGTGCCGGTGTAATGAATGATTACGATGTATGCCGTAAAGCTTTCCTTGCAATTCATGGCATTGGTAAAAAGAGGGTCGAGCGGCTGGTAAGAGGTCTTAAAATCACCGGTATAAGTCCAAAAAACATGAGAGGAAAGCATTCCAATCGGCCGTGGAAGATTCCGGAAGAACGTTTAGATGCTGTTCGTGAACATATAAAATCATTTCCCTCAAGAAACAGTCACTATGGTATACGAGACACCAAAAAAGCATACTTAGCTGAAGATCTCAATATTAAGAGAATGTATGGTATGTTTAAAACTAAGTATCCTACGATCCAGCTTTCGTATGAAATTTACCGTTCAGTATTCAACAATGAATTCAATATTAGTTTTGGATACCCACGAACGGACACTTGTTCTACCTGTGATGAATACAAAGCAAAGGTCGCCGCTTTAGAGAAAGAAAAAGCAAACTGTGGGGACTTTGCTAGAGCTGCCCAAATTTCTGATGAAATAAGAAGACTTTCAGTTGGAAATAGGGTCCATCTTACAAGGGCTGACACGTTCTATGCCAGAAAACGGAAAGCACGGATACGTTGTAAACGTTCAAGCGTAACAGAAGCAATTTGTATTGATTACGGTAGAAATCTGCCTATCCGTAACATACCAGCTAATGATGCTTATTACAAGAGACAGCTGCCTCTGTCTCTTTATGTATTCAATATTCATAGACTATCCTGTGCTGAAAGTCAGTTTTATCTCTATACAGAAGTTGAAGGAAAGAAAGCCAGTGATGACGTTTGTTCGTTATTGCATgattatttttataatcatctgcCCATGAAAATTAGAGACATTCAAATATTCTGTGACTCTTGCTCAGGACAAAATAAGAATCACACTGTCTTTCgagttcttcactatcttgttcATTTTGAGAAAAGATTTGATTCAATCAAAGTAACATTCCCTATTCGAGGTCACAGTTACATGGAGTGTGACCGCAACATGGGCCTAGTTAACCAAAAGGCACGTATTGAAACCCCTGAAGACTGGGCATACGTCTTCAGCACAGCCAGAGAAAACCCCTCACCTTTTCAAGTTCGGCTCCTTCATTCATCGGAAGAACCGTTTGCCACGTCGTCTGCCATAAGTGATTTCATTTTTGCGAAGTGGACAGTGCACCTCTCTCAGTTCTACAAGAAGAAATTCCCCACTCGACCTATTCGCGAGATTGTTCTGGACAACAATGACAGAGGAATAAAGTTCCACTGCACATACACGGGGGAGTGGACTGATCAGGAAATGATTTCCAGAACCCAGAAGCAGCTTCCCAAAGGACAATTCTTCTTGCCAGGACATAGCTACTCTACTGGTAAGTTAAATTTACATTACTATGTAACCCCGTATCCACCAATGGAAAATAATGTTACACATGAGGAGCAAAGTGAGTTATGGTCGAATTACTTTTTGTTTCAGGTTCCATCCCAATATCTAAGGCAAAGTACGACGACTTGCAACACCTGGCAAAATTCTGTGGACCAAAGGCCCAAGCATTCTTTCAAGCACTCCCGAGAGAGTAGGAGTGGAGTGAAGTTAAACAGTGACATCTACGGTTCACTATGA